GCTGAACTTCCTTCGGGACGATCTGCAGCAAGAGTATTCGGACATGATGAAGAAGCAGGAGATGGCGATCAGCGTCTTCGAGGCGGCCGAACGGGAACGGCGCCACCTCGCCCGTGAGATGCACGACGGACCGGCGCAATCGCTTGCTCATATTTTGATTCGAGCCGATTTGATTGAGAAGACGTTCGACAAGCGCGGGAAAGACGAGGCGTTCGCCGAACTGCACGAGCTGAAACGCCTCATCCGCGGCGCGCTCGTCGACGTCCGGCGGCTCATCTACGACCTTCGTCCGATGTCACTTGACGACCTCGGCTTCTTGCCGACGCTCGAACGATACCTCCACCAGACCGAGGAATATACGACCATCAAGACACGGCTCAACTACCGGGGGTCTCGGGCCAGATTGCCTGAGAAACTGGAGATCAACGTGTTCCGGCTCGTCCAAGAGGCCGTCCAAAACGCGATCAAACACTCGAAGACAGCGGAGATCATCGTCAACGTCGAGCAAGCGCACGACGCGATACATATTCATGTACGGGACCATGGGGTCGGATTCGTGCCGAGCACGATTGGCGAGGAGTCGTTCGGGATCGTTGGAATGCGGGAACGGATCGAGCTTGTGAACGGAAGCATGACCATTGATTCGGAAGTCGGCAAAGGGACGGTCGTCCGCATGTCGATTCCAATCACGTAAGACAAGAACAAGGGGGAGTATCCAGATGGAACAATTACAAACACGCATCGCGATCGTGGATGACCATGAGCTGTTTCGAGAAGGCTTGAAACGGATCTTTGATTTAGAGGACGAATTCACGGTCGTCGCCGAAGGACGGACCGGCACCGAGGCGATTCGCATCGCCGCCGACCACAAACCAGAGATCTTGATTCTCGATATCAACATGCCTGAGCTGAACGGAATCGAGGCGACGAAACAGTTGTCGGTGCTGTCACCAGAGACGCGTGTCCTCATCCTGTCGATTCACGACGACGAGTCATACATCACGCACGCGCTCGAAGCGGGAGCATCTGGGTTCTTACTCAAAGAAGTCGCATCGACCGAGCTCATCTCGGCGGTCCGTTCGGTCGCGAAAGACGGGGCGTACCTGCACCCGAAAGTGACGACGAACGTCTTGAAGGAATACCGTCGCTTGCTCCAATTCAAAGGGGAGCAGGCCGGCCGTAACGTCGAGAACCGCACGGACGATCCGGTCTACCAATTGTTGTCGCGTCGTGAAGTCGAAGTGTTGCACTTGCTCGCCGAGGGCCGCTCGAACCGCGACATCAGCGACATGTTGTTCATCAGCGAGAAGACGGTCAAGAACCACGTCTCGTCGGTGCTTCGCAAGATGGAAGTGAACGACCGGACGCAAGCCGTCGTCGATGCCATCCGCCGCGGATGGGTTGAGATTTGACCTCTACCGATGCAATACATCGTTTTTATGCTACAATATGGAATGGAATCCACATTCAATTGGAAAATGAAACGATGTAAAGTGAGGATATAGCATGGGAAACATAGCCATTTTGACCGACAGTACCGCCTATTTGCCGGCCGAATTTTGTGAGCGCCACGACGTCCACGTCGCACCGCTCAGCGTGATTTTTGACGGGGGGTCGTTCCGCGAAGCCGTCGATATCACGACCGAGGCTTTTTATGACCGGATCGAGGCAGGGAACTTGCCGACGACGTCCCAGCCGAGCATCGGGGAAACGATTGAATTGATTGAACGTTTGCCGGACGAGGTAACGGATGTGATCGCGATCACCCTCTCGAGCGGGATCAGCGGCACGTACCAGTCGATGATCGCCTTGAACGGTATGGTCGACGTCAACGTCCACGCGTTCGATTCGGAGATCTCATGTATGCCTCAAGCGTTCCTCGTCGAAGAAGCGATCCATCTGCGCGACGCAGGTGCGTCGGCACAGGAGATCATGGCTCACCTTGAAAAGATGCGCGAGTTGATTCGTGCGTACTTTGTCGTCGATGACCTTGACCACCTCCAACGAGGCGGACGACTCAGCGCGGCACAGGCGCTCGTCGGATCGTTCCTTCAAATCAAGCCGGTGTTGCATTTCCAAGACCGGTTGATCGTCCCGTTCGAAAAGATTCGGACGTACAAGAAGGCGGTCCGCCGCATCGAAGAGATGATGGAACAATCGATCGAGGGCGACGGTGCAGGCTACTGTATCGGCATCATCCACGCCAATTGCCCGGACCGTCAGGCCGAGGAGATCGCATCGATGAAACAGAAGTTTCCACAGGCCCATGTCACGGGCGGTCATTTCGGACCGGTCATCGGGACACACCTTGGACCTGGTGCGATCGGCATCACGTGGTATCGCCGCGAGTGGTAAACAAAAGACGGCCATCCGGTCGTCTTTTTCGATAGAGAGGAGTGAGCCTGTGGCCAAATATCGTCAAATCTATGAGCGCCTCGCCGAGCGGATGAAGACCGGGGAATATGCGGCGGAGTCGAAGCTGCCATCCGAGACCGAGCTCATGCATGAGTATGAGGCGAGCCGAGGCACGGTCCGGAAAGCGCTCGACCTGCTCCAAGAGCACGGGTACGTCCGGAAGCATCACGGGAAAGGCGTCTTCGTGCTCCGGCGCGACCAAATCGAGTTCCAATTCAACGGCATCGTCAGCTTCTCGGAAGTGTACGCTTCCTTGCTCGGCCGCTCGATCCAGACGTCGATCGCTTCGTTTGAGGACATCGAGGCGCCGACTTGGCTCGCCGACCGGATGAACCTTGAGCCGGGGACGCGGATGTACCGGATCGAACGGGTCCGGAACTTCGACGGGGAGGACGTCATCCTAGACGTGAACTATTTCGTCAAAGACCTCGTTCCGGGACTGACGGAAGAGATCGCTGCCCGTTCGATCTATGAGTACGTCGAGCATGAGCTCGGGCTCCAGATCAGTTACGCCAAGCGGAAGATCGCGGCCGAGGATGTGACCGAGCTCGACCGGATGCGGCTCGACCTCCACGATTACGAGTACGTCATCGTCATCACGAACGACACGTTCCTCTATGAGGGCAGACAGTTCGAGTATACCGAGTCCCGCCACCGGCTCGACAAGTTTCAGTTCAGTGACGTGGCGCGCCGCTAGTGCCCCTTCTTTCGAAGGGGTCTTTTTTTTTCGTTTTGAATCGAGGGGAGAGGGAACAAAAATAGTGAACGCCTGTCACATAGTTGTCACGTATAACTTATATAGATAAGTTGTTGACAGAACTCGTCTATATAAGTTAAACTTTGTTTGTACTCATAAGTAACCGTTTTCAACAAACGCTTTCAAACAAAGGAGGCCTACAATATGAAGGCAGATTATCGTCAAATCGCCGCGGATATCCTTGAAGCCATCGGGGGCAAGGATAACGTCGACAAAGCGGCACACTGTGTCACGCGGCTCCGTCTTTCGTTGAAAGACCAGTCGCTCGTCAATGAAGCGAAAGTGAAAGAAGCCGATCTCGTCAAAGGCGCATTCGAAAACTCGGGTGTGTATCAGGTCGTCATCGGGGCCGGGGACGTCGAACGTGTCTATGCCGAGTTCATCAAACTCGCTGGGCTTGAAGCGGCGACGGTCGCCGAGGTCAAATCGTCGGGCGGTAAGAAGATGAACCCGCTCCAGAAGCTCGTCAAAGTGTTCTCGGACGTGTTCATGCCGATTATCCCGGCCATCATCGTTGCCGGTCTATTGATGGGGATTAACAACTTGCTCGCCTCAGAAGGACTGTTCGTCGAAGGTGCGACGCTGATTGAGGAATATCCGAACCTACAAGGGTTATGGGATCTCGTCAACATGATGGCGAACACGGCGTTCGTCTTCCTCCCGGCACTCGTCGGTTGGTCGGCGACGAAACGGTTCGGCGGCAGCGAAGTGCTCGGGATCGTCATGGGTCTCTTGCTCGTCCACCCGGATCTCTTGAATGCATGGGGTTACGGACAAGCAGCGCTGGAAGGCGACGTTCCGACGTTCAATATCCTCGGCTTGTTCGAGATCGAGAAAGTTGGCTACCAAGGTCAGATTCTTCCGATTTTGGCCGCGGCCTTCATTTTGAGCCATATTGAGATTTTCTTGAAAAAACATGTACCGAATGCGATTCAATTGCTCGTCGTGCCAATCACGACAATCGTCATCACTGGTTTCCTTGCGCTTTCGATTGTCGGACCGCTCACACGTGGCCTCGGTAACTTGATTGCAACGGGAATCGTCAACGTGTTTGAAGCGGTACCGGTCGTCGGGGCACTCCTGTTCGGTCTGCTCTACGCACCACTCGTCGTTACCGGGATGCACCACTTGTTCCTCGCCATCGACCTGCAGCTCATCGCGGAGACGAACGGGACGTTCCTCTGGCCGATGCTCGCTTTGTCGAACATCGCCCAAGGTGCAGCCGCACTTGCGATGTTCCTCGTGTTCAAACACGACGCCAAACAAAAGAGTATGGCTTCGACGTCATCGATCTCGGCATTCTTCGGGATTACCGAGCCGGCCATGTTCGGGGTGAACTTGCCGAACAAGTTCCCATTCTACTCGGCGATGATCGGGTCGGCCGTCGCGGCGGTGTTCATCACATTGAACGACGTCCAAGCGTTCGCTGTCGGGGTCGGGGGTCTTCCTGGATTCCTGTCAATCTTCACCGATAAGATTCTTATCTTCATCGTCGGGATGGTCATCGCCCTCGTCATACCGTTCGTGTTGACGATCGCTCTGTCGAAACGTTACATGAAAAAAGGCGAAATCGAGAAAAACAAAGTCGCATAAGAAGATGACTGACAAGGGGAGGGACGGAGGTTCTTCCCCTTTTCCTGTACAAATGAAAACTCTTACAAAAGGAGACTACACCTATGACACCATCAAACTGGCGCAAATCTGTCGTCTATCAAATTTATCCGAAAAGCTTCTATAGCCCGGAAGGCAATGCCACCGGCTCGATCAAAGGCGTGACGGCCAAGCTCGACTATTTGGCCGAGCTCGGCATCGAATACATCTGGATGACGCCGGTGTACAAGTCACCACAAAACGATAACGGCTATGACGTCAGCGACTATTACGCGATCGACCCGTCGTACGGGACGATGGACGATCTTGACGAGCTCGTCCGCGAGGCCGAGGCGCGCGGCATCGGGCTCATGATGGACATCGTCGTCAACCACTCGTCGACCGAGCATGAGTGGTTCCAGAAGTCGCTCGCCGGCGACGAGCGCTACCGCGACTATTACATCTGGCGCGACGAGCCGACGAACTGGGAGTCGAAGTTCGGCGGCAACGCCTGGAAGTACGATGAGAAGAGCGGCCAATATTATCTCCACTTGTTCGACGTGACCCAGGCCGACCTCAACTGGGAGAACGAGCAGATGCGCGAGGACGTATATGAAATGATGCGCTTTTGGCGTGACAAAGGCATCAAAGGGTTCCGCCTCGACGTCATCAACTTGATCTCGAAGCAGCAGGACTTCCCGGAAGACGACTCGGACGGCCGCAAGTTCTATACGGACGGGCCGCGCATCCATGAATATTTGAAAGAGATGAACCGCGAGGTGTTCGACGGCCACGACGTCATCACGGTCGGCGAGATGTCATCGACGACGCTCGACCACTGCGTCCGCTACTCGAGCCCGGACGAGCGCGAGCTCAGCATGACGTTCAGCTTCCATCACTTGAAAGTCGACTATCCGAACGGCGAGAAGTTCGTCGCCGCCCCGTTCGACTTCATCCAACTGAAAGACATCATGTCGACGTGGCAGGAAGGGATGCACGGCAAGGGCTGGAACGCCATCTTCTGGTGCAACCATGACCAGCCGCGCGTCGTCAGCCGGTTCGGCAACGACACCGACCATCGCGTCGAGAGCGCGAAGATGCTCGCGACCGTGCTCCATGGCCTCCAAGGGACACCGTACATCTATCAAGGCGAGGAGATCGGCATGACGAACCCAGGCTTCGACTCGCTCGACGAGTATCGTGACATCGAGACGCTCAACGCCTATAACTTGAAACGCGAACAGGGCGTGTCGCACGAGGACATGATGGCCGCCATCAAACAGAAGTCGCGCGACAACTCGCGGACGCCGATGCAGTGGGACGCGACGCCGCACGCCGGCTTCACGAGCGGGACGCCGTGGATCAACGTGGCGCCGAACTATACCGATGTCAACGTCGAGACGGCGCTCGACGACCCGAACTCGGTGTTCTACCACTACAAGAACTTGATCTCGCTCCGCAAAGAGTTCGACGTGTTGACGGACGGGGACTATACGCTCCTCACACCGGACGCGCTCGATGTCTGGGCGTACACGCGGAAGACGGAAGACGAGGAAGTGCTCGTCGTCGCCAACTTCTACGGCCCTGAGACGACGTATGAGATCCCGGCAGGTTTCTCGCAGGCCGAGGTCGTCAGCCACAACTATGACGTGCCGCAGCTCGACGGGACGACGTTGTCGCTCCGGGCGTATGAGGCGATCATGTTCTACAAACGGAACGCATAACGCATAACGAGAAAAACTCGCCAGACGAAAAATCGTCTGACGAGTTTTTTGATTATACGTCGTTAGTCGAAGGCGTCGCGTCTGTCCAATGACCGTGAGACGTTCGCGACATCCCCGATATTGTCGTCCACGACGTCTCCGGCTCGAGTGACGCGCACCCACAACTCAGCTTCGGCATGGGACGGGGACGCGAACAAGACGTAATACTTCGCATCGTACAGGGATAAGTACGTCACGTCGGTCATGACGAGTTCCATCTCGGGATACGTCGTGTCGACATACGTTTCGGCTGCTCGGACGGCTCGTTGTTCGGCCGCCTCACTGCCGTTCAGCACATACCACACCCACCAACCGAGACAGAACACGGCCATCATTCCGAGTACGGTCAAGACGTTATGAAGCGGTCGTTTGTGCATCGGACACCTGCTTTCCAATTATTGGTCTACTCCTACTATAAAAGAGATGTTGCACCGTTCGCCTCGGTCGTAAGTCGCAAATGGCTCAGGTTCCGTACGGGAATGGTGACGCTACATGCTGACAACGCCTCATGTCCGTCGGCTTCTCACATGATATCCTCATTCAAAAAGGACTGATTGTATTGGGACAACTCATCATCCGCGACACCGGCACGCCCGCCATCCGCTTCGGCATCTGTCAACGCTGTCTGAGCGCGGACACCCGCTCGTTCACGTGCCACCACGGTGCGTGTCGCTATTGTCGGAATTGCCTCCATCTCGGCCGTGTCTGTCAGTGCGACCGTCTCGGGGAAGAAGACATCACGACACCGGTCGAACCGACAGAACTCGTCATGCCGTTCGAACTGTCGGGAGACCAGCAGCACGTCAGCCGGCAGTTGCTCACCTGGTGGAAAACTCAAACGAGCGGGCTTGTCCATGCCGTTTGTGGTGCCGGCAAGACGGAGATGACGTTCCCCGTCATCGCACGCGTCGTCAATGACGGGAAGCGTGTCCTCGTCGTCTCGCCGCGCCGTGACGTCGCCATCGAATGGGTCGACCGGCTCGAGGCCGCCTTCTCCGTCCCAATCACCCGGCGTTACGGGGGCGGGGACAAGGACACGATTGGGATGATCACTGTCGCGACGGCGCCGCTGCTCGTGAACTTACGACATGTGTTCGATTACGTCCTCGTCGATGAGTCTGATGCCTTCCCGTTCGCCTTCGATTTGGCACTTTGGTGGACGCTCCGCCGAGCCGGGAAAGGCCTATTCTTGTTCGTGACGGCGACGCCGACCGTATGGCAGCGCCAGTTCCCGACCGTGCATCTATCGCGCCGCTATCACGGCCACGACTTGCCGGTGCCGCGACTCGTCCGTGAGACGGGGCAGGCCATCCTCGACTTCTGTCGGCAATACGAGGGGTCCCCACGTTTGCTGTTCATCCCGACGAAGCCGGACCTTGCCCGATACAGGGAGCTGCTTGAGACAAACGGCTTCCCCTGCAAAGCCGTCTCGGCCGATACGGACGAGCGGACGGATACACTCGAATGGCTCGAGGCGACGAACGGGATCGTGCTCGCGACGTCGATTTGGGAGCGGGGCATGACCGTGACCGGGGTCAACGTCGCCGTCCTCGACAGCAGCCACGCCTTGTTCTCGTCCCGCGCCCTCGTCCAGATGGCAGGGCGGGCCGGTCGGAAACCGACCGCGCCGACCGGGGATGTCGTCTTCTTCTACCACGAGCGCACGTTCCGGCAAGACCGGGCCATCCGCGAAATCGAGGAGGCGAACCGGAGATGAACTGTCTCGTCTGCCGAAAACCGTTCGCTATTCCGTGGAGCCCGGCGACGCTCTTAAAACGGGACTGGGTCTGCCCGGACTGCGAGGGGAGATTGACCCCGATCATCTCGGGCTGCCCGCGCTGCGGCCATCCGACCGAGGACGGGGCGACATGCGACGATTGCGTCCGGTGGCTTGCCCTCGGTCTCGATTTGACCGTGCGCTCGCTCTACCTATATGACGAGGCGGGTGTGAACTGGCTCCACCGCTACAAGTTCGGCGGTGACGTCGTCCTGGCCAATCAGATGCGCCCGGTACTAAGGCAGCTGCGAGAACCGGATGTCGTCTACGTGCCGATCCCGCTCAGCGAGGAGCGGTTACGGACGCGGCGTTTCAATCAGGCCGAGGTGCTCGCCCGATTGATCGGACCGACGGAACGGACGCTCGTGAAAGCCGAGGTTTCAAGTCAGCGCGAACTTGGGAAAGAAGAAAGGCGGCACCGTGCGAACCCGTTCACTGTACAGCGGTTACCGCGCTGTGGCAAAATTGTCCTCGTCGATGACGTCTATACGACCGGGACGACGTTGCATCAAGCGGCGCTCACCCTGCGCCGGGCCGGGGTGGAACAAGTTTCTGCCGTTTGCCTGTTCCGGACGCTAAACAAATTAAAAATGCGTCCGATATAAAGGGCAGAGGTGAATGACTGTGGAAGCAACAACTTGTCAAACATGCGGACGGCTGTTCATGAAACAAAGCCGCTCGCCTTACTGCCCATCCTGCGCGGAAGTCGATTTCCAAAACTTCTTGAAAGTCCGGGACTTCATCCGCGAACCCGCCAACAAACAGACGACGATCGGGGCCCTTGTCGAAGCGACAGGAGTCTCCGAACTTGATATCACGCGATATATCCATGAAGGACGCTTGATCATCAAGGACAACCCGTCTCTGAACATCGCCTGCGTGCGCTGCGGCAATCCGACGAACCAAGGAAAGGTATGCGCGGGTTGTCAGACCGACATGCAGCAAGAACTGAAAGGGCTACAAGCCACCGTCACGAAACAAAGCGTTCGCGCTTATCGTTTGGACTAACAACTGAGAAGAGGGGGGACACGTATGCGCATCGATTCTGCAAAGTGGGTACACTTACCGAACACTTATGAGAAGAAAACGCAACCTGAGACGAAGCCCGAGCTGACACGCCAAACGGACCAACTATCGATATCGGCCGAAGCCCGCGCCCGGTTTGAAGAACCGGTGAAACATCCGGAGCGCCTGGAGAAGATTAACGCCTTGAAGGCGGAAATCAACGCTGGGACGTATTCACGGGACGCGCGCGAGATCGCCAAACGCTTTCTACAAGGATGAATGAAAGCGAGGTCCGAGGGAGACCTTCGCATAAATATGATGGCACGGAAGCTGACTAAACAAGGGACACCCTTTCTTTAGTCGGCTCTTTTTTTGGACAAAGGAGAGACTTATGCTCACATTACATACACGTTTGCTCGAAATCGCTTATGAAAAAGAACGACTGCTCGTCAACGGAGATATGCCCGCTTTTAGCGCGCTCGTCAAGGAAGAGGCGACGCTCGTCCGACAAATCAAACAAAAAGAGGCGGAACGACTTCAAGGAACGTACGTTTTGGACGATGAAGAGAAAGAAGCGTTACGACCGGTCGTCCTCGAGCTGAAACGACAAAATGAATTAAACGCCGTCTTGCTCGAACAGTCGCTCCGGTATATCGAATGGCATTTGGACATGCTCCTGCCAGAGGCAGATGATTTCACGTACGGTCAACAGGCGCTCGAGACGCGCTCGTTCAGCCGAGATGTATAAGGAGGAAGTTTAATGGGCTCAACATTTATGGGATTAGAGACGGCGCGTCGCAGTTTGACGACGCACCAGTGGGCGCTCCAGGCGACAGGGAACAACGTCGCCAACGCCTCGAACCCGGGTTACTCACGCCAGCGCCTATCGCTCGGCATGACCGAACAGCTCAGCGTCAACTTCGGCGGAACGAAGGCCGGGCAGTTCGGGACAGGTGTCCGCGGGGAGACGCTCGCTCGGATCCGTGACTTGATGATCGACCAGCAATATCGTGACGAATCGGTCAAGAACGCCTACTACGCCACGAAAGAGGCAGCGTTCGGCCGCATGGAGGACATCGTCAACGAGCCGTCCGAGACGGGCCTCGCCAAATCGCTCGACTTATTCTGGGCCTCGCTCCAAGACTTGTCGGTCAACCCGGATGACGCCGGCGCGCGCAGCGTCGTGCGCCAACGGGCGATGACGCTCGCGGAGACGTTCAACTACATGTCGTCCTCGCTCCAAAAAGTACAGGCCGACCTAGCCTCAGAAGGCGACGTCGTCGTCAAGAAAGTGAACGACTTGATGACGAAGATCAGTGAGGTCAACCGTCAAATCGGTGACGCGGAGCCGCTCGGCGTGCTCCCGAACGAGCTGTATGACGAGCGTGACCGCTACATGGACGAGCTTGCCCAATATATGGACTTCAAACGCGTCCCGGTCGACTATACGAACGGGGAATCGCGCGGGAACTCACAGAAAGTCGCCGAGGGCCGGATCGACATCGTCGTCACGATCGGTGGCGTCGACCATAAGCTCGTCGATGGGATCAACGGCACGGTCGGCTCGTTCGACGGTCTCGACATGACCGATGCGACCGGAGCGGACGTGGCCCTCACGCATGCATCGATGCCAAACGGTAAATGGAAAGCGCTCGTCGAGATGTACGGTACGGACACGCCCGAATCAGGCAGCGTGAACGGCGCGTACGCGACGATGTTGAAAGACTTGGACGAGATGGCCGGCCAGTTCGCCTCGGCGTTCAATACGGCCCACAGCAACAACATGGACGCCAAAGGCAACGCCGGGACGGCGAACTTCTTCGAAGGGACGGCGAGCGCCGCGACGATCAAAGTGAGCGACGCCGTCATGAACAACCTCGATTTGATCGCCGC
This sequence is a window from Exiguobacterium mexicanum. Protein-coding genes within it:
- the treC gene encoding alpha,alpha-phosphotrehalase, whose translation is MTPSNWRKSVVYQIYPKSFYSPEGNATGSIKGVTAKLDYLAELGIEYIWMTPVYKSPQNDNGYDVSDYYAIDPSYGTMDDLDELVREAEARGIGLMMDIVVNHSSTEHEWFQKSLAGDERYRDYYIWRDEPTNWESKFGGNAWKYDEKSGQYYLHLFDVTQADLNWENEQMREDVYEMMRFWRDKGIKGFRLDVINLISKQQDFPEDDSDGRKFYTDGPRIHEYLKEMNREVFDGHDVITVGEMSSTTLDHCVRYSSPDERELSMTFSFHHLKVDYPNGEKFVAAPFDFIQLKDIMSTWQEGMHGKGWNAIFWCNHDQPRVVSRFGNDTDHRVESAKMLATVLHGLQGTPYIYQGEEIGMTNPGFDSLDEYRDIETLNAYNLKREQGVSHEDMMAAIKQKSRDNSRTPMQWDATPHAGFTSGTPWINVAPNYTDVNVETALDDPNSVFYHYKNLISLRKEFDVLTDGDYTLLTPDALDVWAYTRKTEDEEVLVVANFYGPETTYEIPAGFSQAEVVSHNYDVPQLDGTTLSLRAYEAIMFYKRNA
- the flgK gene encoding flagellar hook-associated protein FlgK, with the translated sequence MGSTFMGLETARRSLTTHQWALQATGNNVANASNPGYSRQRLSLGMTEQLSVNFGGTKAGQFGTGVRGETLARIRDLMIDQQYRDESVKNAYYATKEAAFGRMEDIVNEPSETGLAKSLDLFWASLQDLSVNPDDAGARSVVRQRAMTLAETFNYMSSSLQKVQADLASEGDVVVKKVNDLMTKISEVNRQIGDAEPLGVLPNELYDERDRYMDELAQYMDFKRVPVDYTNGESRGNSQKVAEGRIDIVVTIGGVDHKLVDGINGTVGSFDGLDMTDATGADVALTHASMPNGKWKALVEMYGTDTPESGSVNGAYATMLKDLDEMAGQFASAFNTAHSNNMDAKGNAGTANFFEGTASAATIKVSDAVMNNLDLIAASQDGNIGDGSGALALANLKSATLSFDGSVQTETSIGKYYQNVIGNMAVAADQSGRLATSTFALMASSDQRRQAVSAVSLDEEMTMMIQYQHAYNAAARNITAVDEMLDKIINGMGVVGR
- a CDS encoding flagellar biosynthesis anti-sigma factor FlgM; its protein translation is MRIDSAKWVHLPNTYEKKTQPETKPELTRQTDQLSISAEARARFEEPVKHPERLEKINALKAEINAGTYSRDAREIAKRFLQG
- a CDS encoding response regulator transcription factor, giving the protein MEQLQTRIAIVDDHELFREGLKRIFDLEDEFTVVAEGRTGTEAIRIAADHKPEILILDINMPELNGIEATKQLSVLSPETRVLILSIHDDESYITHALEAGASGFLLKEVASTELISAVRSVAKDGAYLHPKVTTNVLKEYRRLLQFKGEQAGRNVENRTDDPVYQLLSRREVEVLHLLAEGRSNRDISDMLFISEKTVKNHVSSVLRKMEVNDRTQAVVDAIRRGWVEI
- a CDS encoding helicase-related protein; the encoded protein is MGQLIIRDTGTPAIRFGICQRCLSADTRSFTCHHGACRYCRNCLHLGRVCQCDRLGEEDITTPVEPTELVMPFELSGDQQHVSRQLLTWWKTQTSGLVHAVCGAGKTEMTFPVIARVVNDGKRVLVVSPRRDVAIEWVDRLEAAFSVPITRRYGGGDKDTIGMITVATAPLLVNLRHVFDYVLVDESDAFPFAFDLALWWTLRRAGKGLFLFVTATPTVWQRQFPTVHLSRRYHGHDLPVPRLVRETGQAILDFCRQYEGSPRLLFIPTKPDLARYRELLETNGFPCKAVSADTDERTDTLEWLEATNGIVLATSIWERGMTVTGVNVAVLDSSHALFSSRALVQMAGRAGRKPTAPTGDVVFFYHERTFRQDRAIREIEEANRR
- a CDS encoding ComF family protein is translated as MNCLVCRKPFAIPWSPATLLKRDWVCPDCEGRLTPIISGCPRCGHPTEDGATCDDCVRWLALGLDLTVRSLYLYDEAGVNWLHRYKFGGDVVLANQMRPVLRQLREPDVVYVPIPLSEERLRTRRFNQAEVLARLIGPTERTLVKAEVSSQRELGKEERRHRANPFTVQRLPRCGKIVLVDDVYTTGTTLHQAALTLRRAGVEQVSAVCLFRTLNKLKMRPI
- a CDS encoding flagellar protein, which produces MKQSRSPYCPSCAEVDFQNFLKVRDFIREPANKQTTIGALVEATGVSELDITRYIHEGRLIIKDNPSLNIACVRCGNPTNQGKVCAGCQTDMQQELKGLQATVTKQSVRAYRLD
- a CDS encoding DegV family protein, yielding MGNIAILTDSTAYLPAEFCERHDVHVAPLSVIFDGGSFREAVDITTEAFYDRIEAGNLPTTSQPSIGETIELIERLPDEVTDVIAITLSSGISGTYQSMIALNGMVDVNVHAFDSEISCMPQAFLVEEAIHLRDAGASAQEIMAHLEKMRELIRAYFVVDDLDHLQRGGRLSAAQALVGSFLQIKPVLHFQDRLIVPFEKIRTYKKAVRRIEEMMEQSIEGDGAGYCIGIIHANCPDRQAEEIASMKQKFPQAHVTGGHFGPVIGTHLGPGAIGITWYRREW
- the treP gene encoding PTS system trehalose-specific EIIBC component, whose translation is MKADYRQIAADILEAIGGKDNVDKAAHCVTRLRLSLKDQSLVNEAKVKEADLVKGAFENSGVYQVVIGAGDVERVYAEFIKLAGLEAATVAEVKSSGGKKMNPLQKLVKVFSDVFMPIIPAIIVAGLLMGINNLLASEGLFVEGATLIEEYPNLQGLWDLVNMMANTAFVFLPALVGWSATKRFGGSEVLGIVMGLLLVHPDLLNAWGYGQAALEGDVPTFNILGLFEIEKVGYQGQILPILAAAFILSHIEIFLKKHVPNAIQLLVVPITTIVITGFLALSIVGPLTRGLGNLIATGIVNVFEAVPVVGALLFGLLYAPLVVTGMHHLFLAIDLQLIAETNGTFLWPMLALSNIAQGAAALAMFLVFKHDAKQKSMASTSSISAFFGITEPAMFGVNLPNKFPFYSAMIGSAVAAVFITLNDVQAFAVGVGGLPGFLSIFTDKILIFIVGMVIALVIPFVLTIALSKRYMKKGEIEKNKVA
- the treR gene encoding trehalose operon repressor, which gives rise to MKTGEYAAESKLPSETELMHEYEASRGTVRKALDLLQEHGYVRKHHGKGVFVLRRDQIEFQFNGIVSFSEVYASLLGRSIQTSIASFEDIEAPTWLADRMNLEPGTRMYRIERVRNFDGEDVILDVNYFVKDLVPGLTEEIAARSIYEYVEHELGLQISYAKRKIAAEDVTELDRMRLDLHDYEYVIVITNDTFLYEGRQFEYTESRHRLDKFQFSDVARR
- a CDS encoding sensor histidine kinase; the encoded protein is MNHITDRTALEHIITNMIDTVTESKEEIVRITESSANEYSLIQNELKELTQKIEFYIEESERLDLLVKATKNKLVQVSKKFHIHSEQEIREAYERANQMQLERFLIQKEEMAGQQRRNDLERRLLVLEDTIERADKLVSRVSVVLNFLRDDLQQEYSDMMKKQEMAISVFEAAERERRHLAREMHDGPAQSLAHILIRADLIEKTFDKRGKDEAFAELHELKRLIRGALVDVRRLIYDLRPMSLDDLGFLPTLERYLHQTEEYTTIKTRLNYRGSRARLPEKLEINVFRLVQEAVQNAIKHSKTAEIIVNVEQAHDAIHIHVRDHGVGFVPSTIGEESFGIVGMRERIELVNGSMTIDSEVGKGTVVRMSIPIT
- the flgN gene encoding flagellar export chaperone FlgN; the encoded protein is MLTLHTRLLEIAYEKERLLVNGDMPAFSALVKEEATLVRQIKQKEAERLQGTYVLDDEEKEALRPVVLELKRQNELNAVLLEQSLRYIEWHLDMLLPEADDFTYGQQALETRSFSRDV